From one Mya arenaria isolate MELC-2E11 chromosome 4, ASM2691426v1 genomic stretch:
- the LOC128231703 gene encoding uncharacterized protein LOC128231703 isoform X3, translating into MIGMYRSRIAYDQNSDGSVNILFIRSKGKKLKRWISFQNQTNFTKFCIYTCALIVTGLLCLMLGNGFIRTLVNSFEIMDINESGSEHRGEISQWPNMPNLGLKDDDVLKAAADNTQKETVSIIYTEKPNAFREARHENTYGHSENGIPKGFKEQLKEKRNEYDNKGLPAFFLEEQKEATTEYLDPMGTCAPTTFRPQEWWHKLFAIKKRN; encoded by the exons ATGATTGGGATGTATAGAAGCCGGATCGCTTATGATCAGAATTCCG ATGGTTCTGTAAATATTCTGTTCATACGATCAAAAGGGAAAAAGTTGAAACGATGGATATCTTTTCAAAACCAGACGAATTTCACGAAGTTTTGTATCTACACGTGCGCCCTAATTGTTACCGGATTACTATGCTTAATGCTTGGAAATGGCTTCATTAGAACATTGGTCAACAGTTTCGAAATTATGGACATTAACGAATCTGGTTCAGAGCATCGCGGAGAAATATCTCAATGGCCAAATATGCCAAACCTTGGACTGAAGGACGACGATGTACTGAAAGCTGCAGCAGATAACACGCAGAAGGAGACAGTTTCAATAATATATACTGAGAAACCGAATGCATTTAGAGAGGCACGGCACGAAAACACATATGGACATTCTGAGAATGGCATACCAAAAGGCTTTAAGGAACaactaaaagaaaaaagaaatgaatatgaTAACAAAGGTCTACCGGCATTTTTCCTTGAGGAGCAGAAAGAGGCTACAACGGAATACCTTGACCCTATGGGAACCTGTGCTCCTACAACATTTCGGCCTCAGGAATGGTGGCACAAGCTCTTTGCTATCAAGAAGAGAAACTAA
- the LOC128231703 gene encoding N-acetyllactosaminide beta-1,6-N-acetylglucosaminyl-transferase-like isoform X1, giving the protein MNAASLDRNEIFSIKMFDKLTFSFPCRKYRLIVVLTLLMFVAAYLYVWYMREFHITNHLHTMALNEFDCKNLLSSDSKEMEKAIDYLEGKNKQFAHLPSIQYDTMEKLAGRETPKAKGVQLPYGTEENTDFPVAFYISFHENVVQLQRLLYIIHRAQNIYCVHVDDKLSSKDFEAVYRVANCYKNVFLTSRREIMIYGSVTEIRAELNCMEDLVNSGHRWKYLIHFTAKSFPLMKNSELVEALKSHKGKNIVHSNWPEEHIQFKRRHILVVEQITKSGYIRHTQDLKPKPPFGIKPTPGFSTNVFTREFVDWVLVDTKAKEVLNWMSDIMYPAQYYWATLNNLYHNGILQTPGGDCDAPGLKQLNFYLIGWNVPADRKLCRSGHYVRNTCMFSVQDLAALTQRRELVANKFDISYDPIVYMCMEQWITNKTRGNHL; this is encoded by the exons ATGAATGCAGCTTCACTAGATaggaatgaaatattttctataaaaatgttCGACAAACTGACGTTTTCTTTTCCATGTAGAAAGTATCGTTTAATTGTTGTGTTGACGCTTCTGATGTTTGTTGCAGCTTATCTATATGTTTGGTATATGAGAGAGTTTCACATCACTAATCATTTGCATACCATGGCGTTAAACGAATTTGACTGCAAAAATTTATTGTCATCCGATAGCAAAGAGATGGAGAAAGCAATTGACTATCTTGAGGGAAAGAACAAACAATTTGCACATCTTCCAAGCATACAATACGATACTATGGAGAAGCTGGCTGGCAGAGAAACTCCAAAGGCAAAAGGCGTTCAGTTGCCATACGGAACCGAAGAGAACACTGATTTTCCAGTCGCATTTTACATATCATTTCATGAAAATGTGGTACAGCTTCAACGACTATTGTATATTATACACCGtgcacaaaatatttattgtgttcatgtTGATGACAAACTGTCAAGTAAAGACTTCGAAGCAGTGTATCGAGTAGccaattgttacaaaaatgtttttcttacttCTCGTAGGGAAATTATGATATATGGAAGTGTAACTGAAATTCGCGCCGAACTAAATTGCATGGAGGATCTTGTTAATAGCGGACATCGGTGGAAATACCTCATCCATTTTACCGCCAAAAGTTTTCCTTTAATGAAAAATTCCGAACTTGTTGAGGCACTTAAGTCGCACAAAGgcaagaacattgttcattcGAATTGGCCGGAGGAgcatattcaatttaaaaggAGGCATATTCTGGTTGTTGAACAAATTACCAAGTCTGGATACATCCGCCATACGCAAGATCTTAAACCGAAGCCTCCCTTTGGTATCAAGCCTACTCCCGGTTTTAGTACTAATGTGTTTACTCGGGAGTTTGTGGATTGGGTATTGGTGGATACAAAGGCAAAAGAAGTACTCAATTGGATGTCAGATATTATGTATCCAGCCCAATATTATTGGGCAACACTTAATAATCTGTATCACAACGGCATTCTACAGACCCCGGGAGGTGACTGCG ATGCCCCAGGTTTAAAGCAGTTAAATTTCTACTTAATTGGCTGGAACGTGCCTGCTGATCGGAAGCTTTGTCGTTCGGGCCACTATGTTCgcaacacatgcatgtttagcGTCCAGGACCTAGCAGCACTCACGCAAAGACGGGAACTCGTTGcaaacaaatttgacatatcaTACGACCCTATCGTGTATATGTGTATGGAGCAGTGGATTACGAATAAGACACGAGGGAATCATTTGTAA
- the LOC128231703 gene encoding N-acetyllactosaminide beta-1,6-N-acetylglucosaminyl-transferase-like isoform X2 translates to MREFHITNHLHTMALNEFDCKNLLSSDSKEMEKAIDYLEGKNKQFAHLPSIQYDTMEKLAGRETPKAKGVQLPYGTEENTDFPVAFYISFHENVVQLQRLLYIIHRAQNIYCVHVDDKLSSKDFEAVYRVANCYKNVFLTSRREIMIYGSVTEIRAELNCMEDLVNSGHRWKYLIHFTAKSFPLMKNSELVEALKSHKGKNIVHSNWPEEHIQFKRRHILVVEQITKSGYIRHTQDLKPKPPFGIKPTPGFSTNVFTREFVDWVLVDTKAKEVLNWMSDIMYPAQYYWATLNNLYHNGILQTPGGDCDAPGLKQLNFYLIGWNVPADRKLCRSGHYVRNTCMFSVQDLAALTQRRELVANKFDISYDPIVYMCMEQWITNKTRGNHL, encoded by the exons ATGAGAGAGTTTCACATCACTAATCATTTGCATACCATGGCGTTAAACGAATTTGACTGCAAAAATTTATTGTCATCCGATAGCAAAGAGATGGAGAAAGCAATTGACTATCTTGAGGGAAAGAACAAACAATTTGCACATCTTCCAAGCATACAATACGATACTATGGAGAAGCTGGCTGGCAGAGAAACTCCAAAGGCAAAAGGCGTTCAGTTGCCATACGGAACCGAAGAGAACACTGATTTTCCAGTCGCATTTTACATATCATTTCATGAAAATGTGGTACAGCTTCAACGACTATTGTATATTATACACCGtgcacaaaatatttattgtgttcatgtTGATGACAAACTGTCAAGTAAAGACTTCGAAGCAGTGTATCGAGTAGccaattgttacaaaaatgtttttcttacttCTCGTAGGGAAATTATGATATATGGAAGTGTAACTGAAATTCGCGCCGAACTAAATTGCATGGAGGATCTTGTTAATAGCGGACATCGGTGGAAATACCTCATCCATTTTACCGCCAAAAGTTTTCCTTTAATGAAAAATTCCGAACTTGTTGAGGCACTTAAGTCGCACAAAGgcaagaacattgttcattcGAATTGGCCGGAGGAgcatattcaatttaaaaggAGGCATATTCTGGTTGTTGAACAAATTACCAAGTCTGGATACATCCGCCATACGCAAGATCTTAAACCGAAGCCTCCCTTTGGTATCAAGCCTACTCCCGGTTTTAGTACTAATGTGTTTACTCGGGAGTTTGTGGATTGGGTATTGGTGGATACAAAGGCAAAAGAAGTACTCAATTGGATGTCAGATATTATGTATCCAGCCCAATATTATTGGGCAACACTTAATAATCTGTATCACAACGGCATTCTACAGACCCCGGGAGGTGACTGCG ATGCCCCAGGTTTAAAGCAGTTAAATTTCTACTTAATTGGCTGGAACGTGCCTGCTGATCGGAAGCTTTGTCGTTCGGGCCACTATGTTCgcaacacatgcatgtttagcGTCCAGGACCTAGCAGCACTCACGCAAAGACGGGAACTCGTTGcaaacaaatttgacatatcaTACGACCCTATCGTGTATATGTGTATGGAGCAGTGGATTACGAATAAGACACGAGGGAATCATTTGTAA